The Pyruvatibacter sp. genome has a segment encoding these proteins:
- the proS gene encoding proline--tRNA ligase: protein MRLSRFYLPILRETPKEAEIVSHRLMLRAGLVRQMSAGIYAWLPLGHMVLRKIEQIVREEQARAGAVELLMPTLQSADLWRESGRYDGYGKEMLRIEDRHERDMLYGPTNEEMITDIVRRDIKSYKELPFTLYHIQWKFRDEIRPRFGVMRGREFLMKDAYSFDLTEEAARVSYQKQFVAYLRTFGRMGLKAVPMRADPGPIGGDLSHEFIILADTGESEVFCHRDLVDMPIPDEDTDFDGDLSAIVEERSSLYAATDEMHDQARFEAEVPEDKRLSARGIEVGHIFYFGTKYSEPMKAGVQGPDGSEVLLHGGSYGVGVSRLLGGIIEASHDDDGIIWPDAVAPFHVGLINLKSGDADTDAACDDVYAKLTTAGLDVLYDDRDERAGGKFATMDLIGLPWQLIIGPRGLKTGMVELKRRATGEKEELTIDAAIAKLIG from the coding sequence ATGCGTCTGAGCCGTTTCTACCTTCCCATCCTTCGTGAAACCCCGAAGGAAGCCGAGATTGTGTCCCACCGCCTGATGCTGCGGGCGGGGCTGGTGCGCCAGATGAGCGCCGGCATTTATGCCTGGCTGCCGCTGGGCCACATGGTGCTGCGCAAGATCGAGCAGATTGTGCGTGAGGAGCAGGCGCGGGCAGGGGCCGTTGAGCTGCTGATGCCCACTCTCCAGTCCGCCGACCTGTGGCGCGAGTCGGGGCGCTACGATGGCTACGGCAAGGAGATGCTGCGCATCGAGGACCGCCACGAGCGCGACATGCTGTATGGCCCCACCAACGAGGAAATGATTACCGACATCGTTCGTCGCGACATCAAATCCTACAAGGAGCTGCCGTTCACGCTCTACCACATTCAGTGGAAGTTCCGCGACGAGATCCGCCCGCGCTTTGGCGTCATGCGCGGTCGTGAGTTTTTGATGAAGGACGCGTATTCGTTCGACCTGACGGAAGAAGCCGCGCGCGTCTCGTACCAGAAGCAGTTTGTTGCCTATCTGCGCACGTTTGGCCGCATGGGGCTCAAGGCTGTGCCCATGCGCGCGGACCCCGGCCCCATCGGCGGCGACCTGAGCCACGAGTTCATCATTCTGGCCGACACCGGCGAGAGCGAAGTGTTTTGCCACCGCGATCTTGTGGATATGCCCATCCCCGACGAAGACACGGATTTTGACGGCGATCTGTCAGCCATCGTTGAGGAGCGGTCCAGCCTTTATGCCGCGACCGACGAAATGCACGACCAGGCGCGCTTTGAGGCCGAAGTGCCCGAAGATAAGCGCCTGTCTGCCCGCGGCATCGAAGTGGGGCACATCTTTTATTTCGGCACCAAATATTCTGAGCCCATGAAGGCAGGCGTTCAGGGGCCGGACGGCTCAGAAGTGCTGCTGCATGGCGGCTCTTATGGGGTGGGCGTGTCCCGGCTTTTGGGTGGCATCATCGAAGCCAGCCACGACGATGACGGCATCATCTGGCCCGACGCTGTCGCGCCGTTTCATGTCGGCCTCATCAACCTCAAATCCGGCGATGCAGATACCGATGCTGCGTGTGACGATGTTTACGCGAAACTCACCACTGCCGGGCTGGATGTGCTCTACGATGACCGCGACGAGCGCGCCGGCGGCAAGTTTGCCACCATGGATCTGATCGGCCTGCCCTGGCAGTTGATCATCGGCCCGCGCGGCCTCAAGACCGGCATGGTTGAACTGAAGCGCCGTGCCACCGGCGAAAAAGAAGAACTCACGATTGATGCAGCCATCGCCAAACTAATCGGGTAA
- a CDS encoding ABC transporter ATP-binding protein: MSNAALELRGVERTFHQGEAELRIFRGANLTVQPGELVALVGPSGAGKSSLLHIAGLLEKPDAGEVLIGGVPCMHLSDTDKTLTRRTEIGFVYQAHHLLPEFSATENVVLPQMVAGVKRKHAIAVAERLLGRLGLAERLEHRPAQLSGGEQQRVAIARALANRPRLLLADEPTGNLDPKTSRGVFNEFVALTRGEGVAALVATHNLDLAREMDRVVLLHEGLLVDGADLAGSQL; the protein is encoded by the coding sequence ATGAGTAATGCAGCCCTCGAACTGCGCGGCGTCGAACGCACGTTCCATCAGGGCGAGGCAGAACTGCGTATTTTTCGTGGTGCCAACCTCACCGTGCAGCCCGGCGAACTCGTCGCGCTCGTTGGCCCGTCCGGTGCCGGTAAATCATCGCTGCTGCATATTGCAGGTCTGCTTGAAAAACCGGACGCAGGCGAGGTGCTGATTGGCGGCGTGCCGTGTATGCATCTCAGCGACACCGACAAGACCCTCACCCGCCGCACTGAGATCGGCTTTGTCTATCAGGCCCATCATCTGTTGCCGGAGTTTTCCGCCACCGAGAATGTCGTGCTGCCGCAAATGGTGGCGGGCGTGAAACGCAAGCACGCCATCGCCGTCGCCGAACGGCTGCTGGGCCGTCTGGGTCTGGCTGAGCGTCTTGAGCACCGCCCGGCACAGCTTTCAGGTGGTGAACAGCAGCGCGTTGCCATTGCCCGCGCGCTGGCCAACCGCCCGCGCCTGTTGTTGGCAGATGAACCCACCGGCAACCTCGACCCCAAAACCTCGCGCGGTGTTTTCAATGAGTTTGTGGCCCTCACGCGCGGGGAGGGCGTCGCGGCCCTCGTCGCCACCCACAACCTGGACCTCGCCCGCGAGATGGACCGCGTCGTCCTGCTGCACGAGGGCTTGCTGGTGGACGGCGCCGACCTCGCCGGAAGCCAGCTCTGA
- the dnaE gene encoding DNA polymerase III subunit alpha codes for MSQPGFIHLRVHTAYSLLEGAIRIPDLATRCVDMAMPAVAVTDTGNLFGALEFAEKMSGVGIQPIIGCTLALDMETEPKRGGAQVPDPTLALLAKDEAGYLNLMALTSKAYLATDGTEQPHISLDDLVAHAEGLICLTGGPNGPVNRLAVAGQPEAAAALVDQLAKAFHNRLYVELQRHGMAHEAQAEPVLIDIAYTRNLPLVATNEAYFFDADDYEAHDALLCVADGAYVMQEDRRRLTPEHRFKSAAEMAALFADLPEALASTVEIAQRCAYRPRIIDPILPRFEGLDGVDGEALELRRQAEEGLRARIAALGTFAPEEDYWKRLDFELDVIKNMGFPGYFLIVADFIQWAKKQGIPVGPGRGSGAGSVVAWALTITDLDPLRFGLLFERFLNPERVSMPDFDIDFCQDRRDEVISYVQDKYGRDRVAQIITFGKLQARAVLRDVGRVLQMSYGHVDRLCKLVPNNPASPVTLGQAIDGEPKLQEARRSEEVVDRLIGMSLKLEGLYRHASTHAAGVVIGDRPLQELVPLYRDPRSDMPVTQFNMKWVEPAGLVKFDFLGLKTLTVIERALGFLKARGVDVDIAALPLDDKPTYDMLSRGETVGVFQLESSGMRDILRKMKPDRFEDIIALVALYRPGPMDNIPKYLAVKKGDEDPDYLHPSLEPILTETYGIMIYQEQVMQIAQVLSGFSLGDADLLRRAMGKKIQSEMDKQKARFVEGAQANNVDGKQAAGIFEQVAKFAGYGFNKSHAAAYALVAYQTAWLKANHPVEFLAASMNLDMGNTDKLNAFRREAQRLDIPVHAPNVNLSGAEFTVTDGGIAYALAAVRNVGKQAMRHLEEERARNGPFKTLADFASRVSPKYVNKRAIENLACAGAFDSLDKNRARLHGAADRMMSEMVRSETERESNQSSLFGDGPAVAPDLRLGDRRDWAPMERLRHEMEAVGFYLSGHPLDDYRDALRHARIKTYAQFVEAVQAGGARAARLAGTVAYKQERRAKSGNAFAFLGLSDGTGEFEAVIFSDTLATSRDYLEPNMSVVVGVEAEVDGDDIKLKIATVQPIDKVASETSNGLRLFIDDAAALASIQACLPPKGRGQLSLIVDADAGRKEVEITLPGRFDVTPQARGALKAIDGVVHVEDL; via the coding sequence ATGAGCCAGCCCGGCTTTATCCACCTGCGCGTCCACACAGCCTATTCGCTGCTGGAAGGCGCAATCCGCATCCCCGACCTTGCCACCCGCTGTGTGGATATGGCGATGCCTGCGGTCGCCGTCACTGACACCGGCAATCTGTTTGGCGCCCTTGAGTTTGCCGAAAAAATGTCCGGCGTCGGCATTCAGCCCATCATCGGCTGCACGCTGGCGCTGGATATGGAAACCGAGCCAAAACGTGGCGGCGCACAGGTGCCCGACCCGACCCTCGCCTTGCTCGCCAAGGATGAGGCGGGGTACCTCAACCTGATGGCGCTCACGTCAAAGGCCTATCTGGCCACCGACGGCACCGAGCAACCGCATATTTCTCTTGATGATCTGGTGGCCCACGCAGAAGGGTTGATCTGCCTCACCGGCGGCCCCAACGGCCCCGTTAACCGGCTTGCCGTGGCAGGACAGCCGGAGGCTGCCGCAGCCCTGGTGGACCAGCTCGCCAAAGCCTTCCACAACCGGCTCTATGTTGAGCTGCAGCGCCACGGCATGGCCCATGAAGCGCAGGCGGAGCCTGTGCTGATCGACATCGCCTACACCAGGAACCTGCCGCTGGTCGCCACCAACGAAGCCTACTTCTTTGATGCCGACGACTACGAAGCCCACGACGCTTTGTTGTGCGTCGCCGACGGTGCCTATGTCATGCAGGAAGACCGCCGTCGGCTCACCCCTGAGCACCGTTTCAAGTCTGCCGCTGAAATGGCCGCCCTTTTTGCGGACCTGCCCGAAGCACTGGCCTCAACGGTGGAAATTGCCCAGCGCTGCGCCTACCGCCCGCGCATCATTGACCCCATCCTGCCGCGCTTTGAAGGGCTGGATGGGGTGGACGGCGAAGCGCTGGAACTGCGCCGCCAGGCCGAAGAAGGCCTGCGCGCCCGCATTGCAGCGCTTGGTACATTTGCGCCGGAAGAAGACTACTGGAAGCGCCTCGATTTCGAGCTTGATGTGATCAAAAACATGGGGTTCCCCGGCTACTTCCTCATCGTGGCCGACTTCATCCAGTGGGCAAAGAAGCAGGGCATTCCCGTGGGGCCGGGCCGTGGCTCCGGTGCAGGCTCCGTGGTGGCGTGGGCGCTGACCATCACCGACCTTGATCCGCTGCGCTTCGGCCTGCTGTTCGAACGGTTTTTGAATCCCGAACGCGTGTCGATGCCTGACTTCGACATCGACTTCTGCCAGGACCGGCGCGACGAAGTCATTTCCTATGTGCAGGACAAATACGGCCGCGACCGCGTCGCCCAGATCATCACCTTTGGTAAGTTGCAGGCCCGTGCCGTGCTGCGCGATGTCGGGCGCGTGCTGCAAATGTCCTATGGCCATGTGGACCGCCTGTGTAAACTCGTGCCCAACAATCCGGCCAGCCCGGTGACGCTTGGTCAGGCCATTGACGGCGAACCCAAGCTGCAGGAGGCACGCCGCTCCGAAGAGGTGGTGGACCGGCTGATCGGCATGTCGCTGAAGCTCGAAGGCCTTTACCGCCACGCCTCTACCCACGCCGCCGGTGTCGTCATCGGCGACCGCCCGTTGCAGGAGCTTGTGCCGCTCTACCGCGACCCGCGCTCCGACATGCCGGTCACCCAGTTCAACATGAAATGGGTGGAGCCTGCGGGGCTGGTGAAGTTTGACTTTCTTGGCCTCAAGACACTTACGGTCATTGAGCGTGCGCTGGGCTTTTTGAAGGCGCGCGGCGTGGACGTGGACATTGCCGCCCTGCCGCTGGACGACAAACCCACCTACGACATGCTGTCGCGCGGCGAGACTGTGGGCGTGTTCCAGCTTGAAAGCTCAGGTATGCGTGACATCCTGCGCAAAATGAAGCCGGACAGGTTCGAGGACATCATCGCCCTTGTGGCGCTCTACCGCCCCGGCCCGATGGACAACATTCCCAAATACCTCGCCGTCAAAAAGGGCGACGAAGACCCCGACTATCTGCACCCAAGCCTTGAGCCGATCCTGACCGAAACCTACGGCATCATGATCTATCAGGAGCAGGTGATGCAGATTGCCCAGGTGCTGTCAGGCTTCTCGCTGGGCGATGCTGACCTTCTGCGTCGCGCCATGGGCAAAAAAATCCAGTCCGAAATGGACAAGCAGAAAGCCCGCTTCGTGGAAGGCGCGCAGGCCAACAATGTGGACGGCAAACAGGCGGCGGGCATTTTTGAGCAGGTGGCCAAGTTTGCAGGCTACGGCTTCAACAAGAGCCATGCTGCCGCCTACGCGCTGGTCGCCTATCAGACCGCGTGGCTCAAGGCCAACCACCCGGTTGAGTTTCTTGCCGCCTCCATGAACCTCGATATGGGCAATACGGACAAACTCAATGCGTTCCGCCGTGAGGCGCAACGGCTGGACATCCCCGTCCATGCGCCCAACGTCAATCTGTCCGGTGCCGAGTTCACGGTGACCGATGGCGGCATCGCCTACGCGCTGGCCGCCGTGCGCAATGTCGGCAAGCAAGCCATGCGTCACCTGGAAGAAGAACGCGCGCGCAATGGCCCGTTCAAGACACTGGCGGATTTTGCATCGCGCGTATCGCCCAAATACGTCAACAAGCGCGCGATTGAAAATCTCGCCTGCGCCGGCGCGTTCGACAGTCTGGATAAAAACCGCGCCCGCTTGCACGGCGCAGCCGACAGGATGATGTCCGAAATGGTCCGCTCCGAGACTGAACGTGAAAGCAACCAGTCGAGCCTGTTTGGTGATGGCCCCGCCGTTGCCCCGGACCTGCGCCTTGGTGACCGACGCGACTGGGCACCCATGGAGCGCCTGCGTCACGAAATGGAAGCGGTAGGCTTTTACCTGTCCGGCCACCCGCTGGATGATTACCGCGATGCCCTGCGCCACGCTCGCATCAAAACCTATGCGCAGTTCGTGGAAGCCGTTCAGGCGGGCGGTGCCCGCGCCGCACGGCTGGCCGGCACTGTGGCCTACAAGCAGGAGCGCCGCGCCAAGAGCGGCAATGCGTTTGCCTTTCTGGGTCTGTCAGACGGCACCGGCGAGTTTGAAGCGGTGATTTTTTCCGACACGCTGGCCACCTCCCGCGACTATCTGGAGCCCAACATGTCGGTGGTTGTGGGCGTCGAGGCCGAAGTGGACGGCGACGACATCAAACTCAAGATCGCCACCGTTCAGCCGATAGATAAAGTTGCGTCGGAAACCTCGAATGGCCTGCGCCTGTTTATTGATGATGCCGCCGCCCTTGCCAGCATTCAGGCCTGCCTGCCGCCGAAGGGCAGGGGGCAGTTGAGCCTCATCGTCGATGCTGATGCGGGCAGGAAGGAAGTGGAGATAACACTCCCCGGCCGCTTCGATGTCACCCCGCAGGCGCGTGGCGCGCTCAAGGCCATCGACGGCGTGGTCCACGTCGAGGACTTATAA
- a CDS encoding molybdopterin-dependent oxidoreductase: MEQFRTTCSLCEASCGAVMTVDDGKIVKVTADREDALSGGFICAKGAAIPQLEADPDRVRTPLLRKNGELQAATWEEAFAFIDKRLSAIINEHGRQAAGIYVGNALAHNLTMVMYFEELVKALGSTNFFTAGSLDQNPRQVVSGLLFGDEFSLNVPDIDRSQLLWVMGANPAESNGSMIVAPGFIGRMQKLRDRGGRVVVFDPRRTLTAERASEHIAIRPSGDAAFLAAVAHTLLKLGPPHTTALSLLDDIEQIAMWLEPFAPEHVAQACDIDADTIVRLATELRDTSAAAVYGRIGTTTQAFSSLTCWLIDMVNILAGNLDAVGGSMFAKPLLAQPNTIGPGGIGAGFTVGKWTSRVRGAPEIVRQLPMACMAEELETPGDGQVRALITLAGNPIISSPDTQRMEAAIDGLELLVSLDIYQNETSSKADVILPSPPRLAKANYDAFFYRFAVRNYGRYTQQVRPLGDNERSDREVLLRLMAIVQGHGWDADIDALDAAELYASVKQMTQVPNSAIEGRDPDEIMDMLRDLEPMERKMDFGVRIGPFGDGFGARDGITLQTLKDTPQGVDCGPMVPRLPEVLRTQSGRIEAAHAIFGTELARLADWLHKPRARHVLIGRRQLRSNNSWFHNLAGLAHPTRECTIHMNAADARELGVRGGEQVAVSAGRNTITLPVETTDKIAPGVVSIPHGWGHASLKGKMNVAAANPGVNVNTIVDYEELDPLSGNARLNGMPVTLAKA; this comes from the coding sequence ATGGAGCAATTCAGGACCACCTGTAGCCTGTGCGAAGCCTCGTGCGGCGCGGTTATGACCGTCGATGACGGCAAAATAGTGAAGGTCACCGCAGATCGGGAGGACGCCCTTTCAGGCGGTTTCATCTGCGCCAAGGGGGCAGCCATTCCCCAGCTTGAAGCAGACCCTGACCGGGTACGCACGCCGCTGCTGCGTAAAAACGGCGAGCTTCAGGCAGCCACGTGGGAGGAGGCTTTTGCCTTCATCGACAAGCGGCTGAGCGCCATCATAAACGAACACGGCCGCCAGGCGGCGGGCATCTATGTGGGCAATGCCCTGGCCCACAACCTGACCATGGTGATGTATTTTGAGGAGCTGGTGAAGGCACTTGGCTCCACCAACTTCTTTACGGCCGGCAGCCTTGACCAGAATCCACGCCAGGTTGTGTCCGGTCTTTTGTTTGGCGACGAGTTTTCGCTCAACGTGCCAGACATCGACCGTAGCCAGCTGTTGTGGGTGATGGGGGCCAACCCGGCTGAATCAAACGGCAGCATGATTGTTGCCCCTGGTTTTATCGGCCGTATGCAGAAGCTGCGCGACCGTGGCGGGCGGGTTGTTGTGTTTGATCCGCGCCGGACACTGACAGCAGAACGGGCCAGCGAACATATTGCCATCCGACCATCGGGGGACGCGGCCTTTCTGGCGGCGGTGGCGCACACCCTGCTCAAGCTGGGGCCACCGCATACCACCGCCTTGTCGTTGCTGGATGATATTGAGCAGATCGCCATGTGGCTTGAACCATTTGCCCCCGAGCATGTGGCGCAGGCGTGCGACATAGATGCCGACACGATCGTCCGGCTGGCAACCGAGCTGCGCGATACGTCGGCGGCCGCCGTTTACGGGCGCATCGGCACGACGACGCAGGCGTTCTCCTCCCTCACCTGCTGGCTGATCGACATGGTCAATATTCTGGCCGGCAATCTGGATGCTGTCGGCGGGTCGATGTTTGCAAAGCCACTTCTTGCTCAGCCCAATACCATCGGGCCTGGTGGCATTGGCGCGGGCTTTACCGTTGGCAAGTGGACATCGCGGGTGCGCGGCGCACCAGAGATTGTCCGGCAGTTGCCAATGGCCTGCATGGCAGAGGAACTGGAGACACCCGGCGACGGGCAGGTGCGGGCGCTGATTACGCTCGCGGGCAACCCGATCATTTCAAGCCCGGATACGCAGCGCATGGAAGCAGCGATAGACGGGCTTGAGCTGCTTGTATCACTCGACATCTATCAGAATGAAACATCGTCCAAAGCCGATGTCATTCTGCCGTCGCCGCCGCGACTGGCGAAGGCAAATTACGACGCTTTCTTCTATCGGTTTGCCGTGCGCAATTACGGGCGGTACACCCAACAAGTTCGTCCGCTTGGGGACAATGAGCGCAGTGACCGCGAGGTGTTGCTGCGGCTGATGGCCATTGTGCAGGGGCATGGCTGGGACGCCGACATTGATGCGTTGGATGCGGCTGAGCTTTACGCCTCGGTCAAGCAGATGACGCAGGTGCCCAACAGCGCCATTGAAGGCCGCGACCCTGACGAGATCATGGACATGCTGCGCGACCTGGAGCCGATGGAGCGCAAGATGGATTTTGGTGTGCGCATCGGCCCTTTCGGGGATGGCTTTGGCGCGCGCGACGGCATCACGCTGCAAACACTCAAAGACACCCCCCAAGGCGTGGACTGCGGACCAATGGTGCCGCGCCTGCCGGAAGTGTTGCGCACACAATCGGGGCGCATTGAAGCAGCGCACGCAATTTTTGGCACTGAGCTGGCGCGGCTGGCAGACTGGCTGCACAAACCCCGCGCGCGCCATGTGCTGATCGGGCGGCGGCAACTGCGCTCCAACAATTCGTGGTTTCATAACCTTGCAGGGCTGGCGCACCCGACCCGCGAATGTACCATTCATATGAATGCGGCAGATGCACGCGAGCTTGGTGTGCGCGGTGGCGAGCAGGTGGCCGTATCTGCCGGGCGCAACACGATCACCCTTCCGGTTGAAACAACCGACAAGATTGCACCGGGTGTTGTGTCCATTCCCCACGGGTGGGGCCACGCCTCCCTGAAAGGCAAAATGAATGTGGCGGCGGCCAATCCGGGTGTGAACGTCAACACCATTGTGGACTACGAGGAACTGGACCCGCTGAGCGGCAACGCACGGCTGAACGGTATGCCCGTGACGCTTGCAAAAGCGTAG
- a CDS encoding lipoprotein-releasing ABC transporter permease subunit → MSETAHTADANLEADARASRRTVPFSAFEWFLAGRYLRARRKEGFISVIAFISFIGIMLGVATLIIVMAVMNGFRSELIGRILGLNGHMMVQSMTGAFPNYEASAARIREVDGVVRVTPLVEGQVMVSARQRASGALVRGLSTDNLQNFDIISDNIIAGSLDTYRNVETDGGSPLLVGARLAEALGVGVGDSLTLLAPRGAATPFGTTPRVKSYLVAATFQIGMSEYDSSFIFMPLAEAQGFFRQNGMVSGIEVMIERPDQVKAFTPAVQAAAGDIATVYDWQEINATFFNALQIERNVMFIILTLILLVAALNIVSGLFMLVKDKGPDIAILRSMGATRGAVMRVFLIVGAAIGVLGTLAGFVIGILFTENIESIRQALIFLTGAQLFDPAIYFLSELPAEVDMGEVISVVIMSLTLSLLATIYPSWRAARLDPVEALRYE, encoded by the coding sequence ATGAGCGAGACGGCACACACAGCAGACGCAAACCTTGAAGCTGACGCCCGCGCGTCACGCAGGACGGTGCCGTTCTCAGCGTTTGAATGGTTCCTCGCCGGGCGCTACCTGCGTGCCCGCCGCAAGGAAGGCTTCATCTCCGTCATCGCGTTCATTTCGTTCATCGGCATCATGCTGGGCGTGGCCACCCTCATCATCGTCATGGCGGTGATGAACGGTTTCAGGTCAGAACTCATCGGCCGCATTCTGGGCCTCAACGGCCACATGATGGTCCAGTCGATGACGGGTGCCTTCCCCAACTACGAAGCATCTGCCGCCCGCATCCGCGAGGTCGATGGCGTGGTGCGGGTGACGCCGCTGGTGGAAGGCCAGGTGATGGTCTCCGCCCGACAGCGCGCGTCAGGCGCACTGGTGCGCGGGCTTTCAACAGACAACCTGCAAAACTTTGACATCATCTCGGACAACATCATTGCCGGGTCGCTGGACACCTACCGCAATGTCGAGACCGATGGCGGCAGCCCGTTGCTCGTCGGCGCGCGCCTGGCAGAGGCGCTGGGCGTCGGCGTCGGCGACAGCCTCACGCTGCTGGCCCCGCGCGGTGCGGCAACACCGTTTGGCACCACCCCGCGCGTCAAATCCTATCTGGTTGCGGCCACCTTCCAGATCGGCATGTCGGAATATGATTCCAGTTTCATCTTCATGCCACTCGCCGAAGCGCAGGGCTTTTTCCGGCAGAACGGTATGGTATCCGGCATTGAGGTGATGATTGAACGGCCGGACCAGGTGAAAGCCTTCACGCCCGCCGTGCAGGCGGCGGCAGGCGACATTGCCACCGTGTATGACTGGCAGGAAATCAACGCCACGTTCTTTAACGCCCTGCAGATCGAGCGCAATGTGATGTTCATCATCCTGACGCTGATTTTGCTGGTCGCTGCCCTCAACATCGTGTCCGGCTTGTTCATGCTGGTGAAGGACAAGGGGCCGGACATCGCCATCCTGCGCAGTATGGGTGCCACGCGCGGCGCGGTCATGCGCGTATTCCTGATTGTCGGTGCCGCCATCGGCGTGCTGGGAACACTGGCGGGTTTTGTCATCGGCATTCTGTTCACGGAAAATATCGAGAGCATCCGGCAGGCGCTGATCTTCCTCACCGGCGCACAACTGTTTGACCCGGCGATCTACTTCCTCAGCGAATTGCCTGCGGAGGTGGATATGGGCGAGGTCATTTCCGTGGTCATCATGTCACTCACATTGTCGCTGCTCGCCACCATCTATCCAAGCTGGCGCGCGGCCCGCCTCGATCCGGTGGAGGCGCTGCGGTATGAGTAA
- the tsf gene encoding translation elongation factor Ts, whose protein sequence is MANITAGMVKELRETTGAGMMDCKTALTENDGDMEAAVDWLRTKGLSKAAKKAGRVAAEGLVAVAVDGTRGVVVEVNSETDFVARNETFQKMVSRIAEVAASTGGDFEALKAADFPGAGKSVEAHVTEMVGTIGENMTLRRSEALEVSAGAVAAYVHNQVAPGLGKIGVLVALESTGDAGKLAELGRQIAMHVAATSPLAATEAELDPAVVEKEREVLSAEARESGKPEEIIGKMVEGRIRKFYEEVVLSKQAFVIDPDVTVEKAIKNAEGDVGAPITLKAFRRYELGEGIQKETSDFAAEVAAAVGS, encoded by the coding sequence GTGGCCAACATTACTGCCGGCATGGTGAAAGAGCTCCGCGAGACAACCGGCGCGGGCATGATGGATTGCAAGACAGCACTCACGGAGAACGACGGTGACATGGAAGCCGCCGTTGACTGGCTGCGCACCAAGGGCTTGTCAAAGGCCGCCAAGAAGGCGGGCCGTGTGGCGGCTGAAGGCCTTGTGGCCGTAGCCGTTGACGGCACCCGTGGCGTGGTTGTTGAGGTCAACTCTGAAACTGACTTCGTGGCCCGCAACGAAACCTTCCAGAAAATGGTGTCGCGGATTGCCGAGGTTGCCGCGTCAACCGGCGGTGACTTTGAAGCGCTCAAGGCGGCTGACTTCCCGGGCGCTGGCAAGTCTGTTGAGGCGCATGTCACTGAAATGGTCGGCACCATTGGTGAAAACATGACCCTGCGCCGCAGCGAGGCGCTGGAAGTGAGCGCCGGCGCTGTCGCGGCTTACGTGCACAACCAGGTGGCCCCCGGCCTTGGCAAGATCGGCGTTCTGGTAGCGCTTGAGTCAACCGGCGACGCGGGCAAACTTGCAGAGCTTGGCCGCCAGATTGCCATGCATGTGGCAGCCACAAGTCCTCTGGCGGCAACCGAAGCGGAACTTGACCCGGCCGTGGTGGAAAAAGAGCGCGAAGTGCTCTCCGCCGAGGCACGCGAAAGCGGCAAGCCCGAAGAGATCATCGGCAAGATGGTGGAAGGTCGCATCCGCAAGTTTTATGAGGAAGTCGTGCTGTCCAAACAGGCTTTCGTCATTGATCCGGACGTGACCGTCGAAAAAGCCATCAAAAACGCCGAAGGCGATGTTGGTGCGCCGATCACGCTCAAGGCGTTCCGGCGCTATGAACTGGGCGAAGGCATCCAGAAGGAAACATCTGATTTTGCCGCCGAAGTGGCTGCAGCGGTTGGTTCCTGA
- the pyrH gene encoding UMP kinase, whose translation MSKPHYKRVLLKVSGEALMGEEAYGIDLNVVQRIAGEVKDALAAGVEVCLVIGGGNIFRGLKGAAEGMDRASADYMGMLATVMNALAVQNGLEQQGVPTRVLSAIPMTTVCEPYIRRRAVRHMEKGRVVIFAAGTGNPFFTTDTAAALRASEMGCDALMKGTQVDGVYTADPKLDPTATRYERLGYLQVLADDLQVMDASAISLCRDSSIPIVVFNIHETGEFVRVLCGEGRATIVEDEAA comes from the coding sequence ATGTCGAAACCTCACTACAAGCGTGTCCTCCTCAAGGTGTCAGGCGAGGCGCTTATGGGCGAGGAGGCCTACGGCATTGACCTCAACGTGGTGCAGCGCATTGCCGGGGAAGTGAAAGACGCTCTGGCGGCAGGCGTTGAAGTATGCCTCGTGATCGGCGGCGGTAACATTTTTCGCGGCCTCAAGGGGGCCGCTGAAGGCATGGACCGCGCCAGCGCCGACTATATGGGTATGCTTGCCACCGTCATGAATGCGCTCGCTGTGCAGAACGGGCTTGAACAGCAGGGTGTGCCGACGCGGGTGCTCTCCGCCATTCCCATGACCACCGTCTGCGAGCCGTATATTCGCCGCCGCGCCGTACGCCACATGGAAAAAGGCCGCGTCGTTATTTTTGCGGCCGGCACCGGCAACCCGTTTTTTACCACCGACACTGCGGCTGCCTTGCGCGCCTCTGAAATGGGCTGCGATGCCCTGATGAAAGGGACGCAGGTGGATGGCGTTTACACAGCCGACCCCAAACTGGACCCGACCGCCACCCGCTATGAGCGACTGGGCTATTTGCAGGTGCTGGCAGATGACCTGCAGGTCATGGACGCCTCCGCCATCAGCCTGTGCCGCGACAGCTCCATACCCATCGTGGTGTTCAACATTCACGAGACCGGCGAATTCGTCCGTGTACTGTGCGGTGAAGGCCGCGCGACCATAGTAGAAGATGAAGCGGCGTAG